The genome window CTCTTGCAGAAATCGGCCTTCTCCTTCGAGCTCACCGTGGCGAACACGCGGCAGCCCATGGCCTTGGCCAACTGAATGCTGCCCATTCCGACGCCGCCCGCGCCGCCCTGGACGAGAACCGTCTCGCCCGGCCCGGCTTCCGCCTTGATGACGAGAGCGTTCCAGGCCGTGTAAAAGGCGACGTTGAGGCCGGCCCCTTCCTCGTAGCTGTACTTTTCCGGGAGAACCGCGGCCGTCGCCGCCTCGAGCCGGACCTTCTCGGCGTATGCGCCGCCGATGCCGCGCCCGAAGACACGCTGTCCGATCTTGAAGTTCTCCACCCCCTTGCCCAGGGCGATGACCTCGCCGGCGGCCTCGCCGCCCGGGATGTAGGGCGGGGTCACGAATTTCGCATAAGGATGCTTCGCGGCACGGATGGCGGTATCCACCGGATTTACCCCCGCGGCCCCCACCTTTATCAGCATCTCGCCGGGACCCGGCTTGGGGTCTTCCACTTCTTCCACCGTCATGGGAACGTCGAGATTAAATGCCTTCACGTGTACAGCTCTCACAGATATCCTCCTCAAAACAAAACGCACGGACGCATCTTGCCGGCGGCAATGACAAACGGAGCCCCCCGAACAAGGCTTCTTGGGAAGGAGTATTATCTGGAGGAAGGAGTAACGGAAGTCAAACGAGCCTGCTCGATTTTCTCGGCCATGGTGCCCGCATCGTCGCGCACCTCGCGCATCAGGGGAGAG of bacterium contains these proteins:
- a CDS encoding zinc-binding dehydrogenase: MKAFNLDVPMTVEEVEDPKPGPGEMLIKVGAAGVNPVDTAIRAAKHPYAKFVTPPYIPGGEAAGEVIALGKGVENFKIGQRVFGRGIGGAYAEKVRLEAATAAVLPEKYSYEEGAGLNVAFYTAWNALVIKAEAGPGETVLVQGGAGGVGMGSIQLAKAMGCRVFATVSSKEKADFCKSLGADETINYKEEDFAERCKELTGGRGVDVIVELAACDNFDKDLDAIRVDGRIIVIGTGTG